One window of the Eucalyptus grandis isolate ANBG69807.140 chromosome 8, ASM1654582v1, whole genome shotgun sequence genome contains the following:
- the LOC104417050 gene encoding transcription factor ABORTED MICROSPORES — MQKNRAGELSRYLQSRSGEEADRPSAMRALQRSLAWLRPLVDSAAWDYAVVWKLGHDPSCSLFIEWVGAAAAEEEEEDRGSTASRWRSEESPAGCSAGTSAISTPIRGEVGISNRPRWIREASASDSSSVQEFTGTSVLISVVGGIVELFSAKHMPEEPLEKEMMTTWSLFLREAVNAGICDLSIDELLIQEYFKIYPSPLHLSGLDPGLPQLPTGTQSSNYPEGSSSSSDLTTNEYPSFDLHNILGYLSQAGLMKQSVVESMGSKDSKSLSNQTNLSGCHVGAAKRKGVDKQQEGGKCQAKNLVTERKRRTRIKEGLYTLRSLVPNISKMDMTSILGDAAEYIVNLETEMRKLKEELEKSEKELCRLKDTDSKSLARSVGHGCSKSLAGKLDNLEISHLDLKTNPKVN; from the exons ATGCAGAAGAACAGAGCGGGCGAGCTTTCGCGGTACTTGCAGAGTCGAAGTGGAGAAGAAGCCGATCGTCCGTCCGCCATGAGAGCGCTCCAGAGATCGCTCGCGTGGCTGAGGCCGCTCGTCGACTCCGCCGCCTGGGACTACGCCGTCGTCTGGAAGCTCGGTCACGACCCTTCTTGTTCCCT GTTCATTGAGTGGGTCGGTGCTGCTGctgcggaggaggaggaggaggatcgaGGCTCGACGGCGTCAAGGTGGAGGAGCGAGGAGAGCCCCGCCGGCTGCTCTGCAGGGACCTCCGCGATCAGCACCCC GATTCGCGGAGAGGTGGGGATATCGAACCGGCCCAGGTGGATTCGCGAGGCGAGCGCGTCGGACTCGAGTTCTGTTCAG GAATTCACCGGAACAAGCGTTTTGATTTCTGTCGTCGGCGGCATCGTTGAGCTCTTCAGCGCCAAGCAT ATGCCGGAAGAACcccttgaaaaagaaatgatgacGACTTGGAGTCTCTTCTTGAGAGAAGCTGTGAATGCCGGGATCTGCGATTTAAGCATCGACGAACTCCTGATCCAAGAGTACTTTAAAATCTATCCATCTCCGCTCCACCTTTCGGGTTTGGACCCTGGACTGCCACAACTTCCGACAGGAACGCAAAGTAGCAACTATCCTGAAGGATCATCTAGTAGTTCTGATCTGACTACTAATGAGTACCCATCATTTGATCTGCATAATATTTTGGGATATCTTTCCCAAGCTGGACTAATGAAACAGTCTGTTGTCGAATCCATGGGGTCTAAAGATTCCAAGAGTTTGTCGAACCAGACAAATTTGTCGGGTTGTCATGTTGGGGCTGCAAAGCGTAAAGGTGTTGACAAACAACAGGAAGGAGGTAAATGCCAAGCAAAGAACCTGGTCacagagaggaagaggaggaccAGGATTAAAGAAGGGCTCTATACTCTCCGTTCGCTCGTACCAAACATATCAAAG ATGGACATGACTTCAATCCTTGGGGATGCAGCAGAATACATAGTGAATTTAGAGACGGAGATGAGAAAGCTCAAGGAGGAACTAGAGAAATCTGAAAAAGAGTTATGCAGACTGAAGGATACTGACTCGAAGTCGCTGGCTCGAAGTGTGGGGCATGGCTGCAGCAAAAGCTTGGCCGGAAAACTGGATAACCTAGAGATTTCCCATCTCGACCTCAAGACAAACCCAAAGGTGAACTGA